Within Elusimicrobiota bacterium, the genomic segment ATGAGCTTATATCTGATAACAGGCGGCGCAGGTTTCATAGGTTCGCATATAGCTGATGAATTAGTAAAACAAGGACAGCAAGTCCGGATCCTGGACAATTTTTGTACCGGTTCAAAAGAAAACCTTAAAAACGTTGCAAACAAAGCAGAAATAATCAAAGGCGATATTAGAAATGAACGGGACGTACATCTCGCCCTTAAAAAAGTTGATTATGTCCTTCATCAGGCGGCCTTAAGGTCAGTCCCCAGGTCTATAGCTGACCCAATTTCATCAAATGATGTAAATGTATCCGGAACATTACTATTATTGAACCTATCAAAAGAACACAAAATAAAAAAATTTGTATACGCCTCTTCGTCCTCAATTTACGGAGATAATCCCGCGTTGCCAAAGGTTGAGACACAAATCCCTGCGCCAGTTTCTCCTTACGCTGTTTCAAAATTAACAGGTGAACATTACTGCAGGGTCTTTTCAAAAATTTTCGGGCTTAATACTGTATCGCTCAGATATTTTAATGTTTTTGGGCCCAGGCAGGATCCAGAGTCGCCCTACGCAGTAGTAATACCGAAATTCATTAATGCCGGGCTAAAAGATACAGTGGCTGAAGTTCACGGCGATGGCAAACAGTCGAGAGATTTTTCATATATTGAAAACGTAGTTCAAGCAAATATCCTTGCCGCTAAAAGCAATGTGAAATGCGAAATTTTTAACATAGCTTGCGCAAAGAATTACTCTTTATTAGAAGTAATAAAAATAATTGAACAAATCACAGGCAGAAAAATGAAGGTTAAACACATTTCATCCAGGCAGGGCGACGTAAAACATACGCTTGCTGATATATCTAAGGCAAAGAAAATGCTAAAATACAAAGTACAGGTTGAATTTAAAGAAGGAATGAAAAATACCCTGGAGTATTTCAAATCATTATGAAAAAAATATGCATTATCGGATCAGGCTATGTAGGATTAGTTTCCGGGGCCTGTTTTGCGGAACTGGGCAATAAAGTTATCTTGACAGATAACGACAAATTAAAAATTGAGTCGTTAAAAAAAGGAAAAATTCCTATTTACGAACCCGGCCTGGATAAACTCCTGCAAAAAAACAAAACCAGGATTTCTTTTTCTTCAAGCATTAAAGAAGGTGTATTGAAATCTGAAATCATTTTCATCTGCGTGGGGACGCCTCCGCGCGACGACGGCAGCGCTGATCTTTCAAATGTAGAACGTGTGGCAACTGAAATTGCAGGCAACCTGAACAGCTATAAACTCGTTGTAGATAAATCAACAGTCCCTGTTGAAACCGGAGAGTGGGTCAAAACAACCATAGAACGGAATTCATCAAAAAAATCCGCAGCAGCTTTCGACGTAGCCTCAAACCCTGAGTTTTTGAGAGAAG encodes:
- a CDS encoding SDR family oxidoreductase, which codes for MSLYLITGGAGFIGSHIADELVKQGQQVRILDNFCTGSKENLKNVANKAEIIKGDIRNERDVHLALKKVDYVLHQAALRSVPRSIADPISSNDVNVSGTLLLLNLSKEHKIKKFVYASSSSIYGDNPALPKVETQIPAPVSPYAVSKLTGEHYCRVFSKIFGLNTVSLRYFNVFGPRQDPESPYAVVIPKFINAGLKDTVAEVHGDGKQSRDFSYIENVVQANILAAKSNVKCEIFNIACAKNYSLLEVIKIIEQITGRKMKVKHISSRQGDVKHTLADISKAKKMLKYKVQVEFKEGMKNTLEYFKSL